One window of Propionispora vibrioides genomic DNA carries:
- the nspC gene encoding carboxynorspermidine decarboxylase has protein sequence MMKITTPYYLIDENKLLRNMEIIRQVRQLSGAKSVLALKCFSTWSVFELMRQYMDGTTSSSLFEARLGYEKFGKETHAYCVGYSAEDIRAVTAFADKVIFNSASQLERYYELVKTKKVGLRVNPGISHSHFDLADPARRHSRLGVTDKAVLAAQLPRLSGFMFHYNCENDDYPAFVRQLDYIGEQYGDMLKELEWISLGGGIYFTKEGYPVEAFSRTLADFAKTYGVQIYLEPGESAITGAAELVTRVVDIVQNEINIAIVDASVEGHMLDLLIYRLAAKMEAEQTTGHSYMVAGRSCLAGDVFGTFHFADRLEVGSEIRFADAAGYTMVKKNWFNGLAMPAIAVKRLDGTLEVVRTFDYADFLTSLS, from the coding sequence ATGATGAAGATAACCACGCCTTATTATTTAATTGATGAAAATAAATTGCTGCGCAATATGGAAATCATCCGGCAGGTACGTCAGCTTTCCGGTGCCAAATCGGTATTGGCTCTTAAATGTTTTTCCACCTGGTCGGTCTTTGAATTAATGCGCCAGTATATGGATGGTACGACATCCAGCTCATTGTTCGAAGCCCGGCTGGGTTATGAAAAGTTCGGCAAGGAGACCCATGCTTACTGTGTCGGTTATTCGGCGGAAGATATCCGGGCGGTAACGGCGTTTGCCGATAAGGTGATTTTTAATTCCGCTTCGCAACTGGAGCGGTACTATGAACTGGTAAAGACAAAAAAAGTCGGCCTGCGGGTCAACCCGGGTATAAGCCATTCTCATTTTGATCTGGCCGACCCGGCCCGGCGCCATTCTCGGCTGGGCGTAACTGACAAGGCGGTGCTGGCGGCGCAGTTGCCGCGGCTTAGCGGCTTCATGTTTCACTATAACTGTGAAAACGATGACTATCCTGCCTTTGTCCGCCAGCTTGACTATATCGGCGAACAGTACGGAGATATGCTGAAGGAACTGGAGTGGATAAGCCTGGGTGGCGGCATCTACTTTACCAAGGAAGGCTATCCGGTGGAGGCATTTAGCCGGACACTGGCTGATTTTGCCAAGACCTATGGAGTGCAGATTTATCTGGAACCGGGCGAGAGCGCCATAACCGGTGCCGCCGAATTGGTGACCCGTGTCGTCGATATTGTGCAGAACGAGATTAATATTGCCATTGTCGATGCCTCGGTGGAAGGGCATATGCTGGATTTATTAATCTACCGTCTGGCTGCCAAAATGGAGGCGGAACAAACCACAGGGCATTCCTATATGGTGGCGGGCCGCTCCTGTCTGGCCGGTGATGTTTTTGGCACCTTTCACTTTGCTGACAGACTGGAGGTTGGCAGTGAAATCCGTTTTGCCGATGCTGCCGGCTATACCATGGTGAAGAAGAACTGGTTCAACGGTCTCGCCATGCCGGCCATTGCCGTGAAGCGGCTGGACGGTACGCTGGAGGTTGTCCGAACCTTTGATTATGCAGATTTCTTAACTAGTTTATCATAA